The window TTTTATTGACATTAAGTCTAGACATTACAAGTCTTGAAACCTAAAAGCCCTTACTAGAGAACTCGATCCTTGATTAGGTGATAGATTGAAGGTAATACTGAAATAATAATAATCAAAATTGTAGTAGGCAGAAGATAGTCCTCTGCTTGAGGTATAGTACTGCCCAGTATAAAGCCAAGCCAAGTGATACCTATTGCCCAAAGTATTGCTCCAACAAGATTGAAGATCAGGAATCTTCTGTAGTGCATCCCACTAACTCCAGCTAAGATTGGTGCAAAGGTGCGGATGATTGGCATGAATCTAGCTATAATGATAGCTTTGCCACCGTGTTTATCATAAAAGCCTTGAGCTTTCTCCAGATGAGATTGCTTGAATACCATTGAGTCTTTGCGTTCAAAAATCTTTGGACCGACTCGTTTGCCAAAGCTATAGCCGACACTATCTCCAGCAACTGCTCCAATAAAAGTTGCAATTGATAAAAAGAAGATATTGAAAAATCCCTGTGAAGCTAAGAACCCAGCAGTGAAGAGTAGACTGTCTCCTGGGAGCATAAAACCGATCAGTAAACCAGATTCGGCAAAGGCAGTAAAGGCAATGATCAAAACCCCAACGATTGTGCCAAATTCTTTGGCTTTTTCGGCAATATTAAAAAATTCCAAGGCACCGATTGCTTGAATGAATTGGTTAATAGTTTCTAATATTAGTGACATCAAAGCTATTTTAGCATAAGTTTAGTGATTGCTATATAATACTAAATATATGGCAAGACTTAGGAAGCAAATTACTAGAGTTGATAAGACTCCAAAGTCCAGTTTAAGCAAAAGGTATAAAACTCTGAGGTTATTTAATGATCTGATTAGTGTTGTGATATTTTGTTTGGCTATTTATATCATAGTTACACCTTTTTTACCCGAAATCAGACTCAAGTTAGATCAGT of the Candidatus Saccharibacteria bacterium genome contains:
- a CDS encoding VTT domain-containing protein, with the translated sequence MSLILETINQFIQAIGALEFFNIAEKAKEFGTIVGVLIIAFTAFAESGLLIGFMLPGDSLLFTAGFLASQGFFNIFFLSIATFIGAVAGDSVGYSFGKRVGPKIFERKDSMVFKQSHLEKAQGFYDKHGGKAIIIARFMPIIRTFAPILAGVSGMHYRRFLIFNLVGAILWAIGITWLGFILGSTIPQAEDYLLPTTILIIIISVLPSIYHLIKDRVL